The following proteins are co-located in the Deltaproteobacteria bacterium HGW-Deltaproteobacteria-2 genome:
- a CDS encoding O-acetylhomoserine aminocarboxypropyltransferase (catalyzes the formation of L-methionine and acetate from O-acetyl-L-homoserine and methanethiol) — translation MSKIDTKLKIETLALHGGQDADPTTGSRAVPIYQTTSYQFKDTEHAANLFGLKEFGNIYTRLMNPTTDVFEKRMALLDGGVGALAVASGQSAITLALLNIAQAGDEIVSADNLYGGTYNLLHYTFSRLGITVKFVKSNDLDALQKAITPKTKAIYAESIGNPKLDVADIEGIANVAHKNGIPFVLDNTVSPYLLRPIDFGVDIVVYSATKFIGGHGTSLGGVIVDSGKFDWTNGKFPLIADPDPSYHGINFVEALKPHGNIAYITKARVSLLRDLGPALSPFNAFLFLQGLETIHLRLPRHSENALSVAGYMEKHPKVNWVNYPGLKFSPEQQRVKKYLPKGAGAIIGFGIKGGAQAGKKFIESLELISHLANVGDAKTLAIHPATTTHQQLSAEEQLATGVTPDFIRLSIGIEHIDDIIADIEQALAKV, via the coding sequence ATGAGTAAAATCGATACAAAATTAAAAATAGAAACCCTGGCCCTACATGGCGGCCAGGATGCGGATCCGACAACGGGATCACGTGCAGTGCCCATTTATCAGACAACATCATATCAGTTCAAAGACACTGAGCATGCGGCTAATCTTTTTGGCCTGAAGGAGTTTGGTAATATTTATACACGGCTGATGAATCCAACGACGGATGTTTTTGAGAAGAGGATGGCTCTTCTGGATGGCGGTGTCGGGGCACTGGCGGTAGCCAGCGGCCAATCGGCCATTACCCTGGCGCTTCTCAATATCGCCCAGGCCGGAGATGAAATAGTTTCGGCAGACAATCTCTACGGCGGGACCTACAATTTGTTACATTACACTTTTTCCCGTCTCGGGATTACGGTCAAGTTTGTCAAGTCTAACGACCTCGATGCTTTGCAGAAAGCAATCACACCTAAGACTAAGGCGATTTACGCGGAGTCTATCGGCAATCCTAAACTGGACGTGGCCGACATAGAAGGCATTGCCAATGTCGCGCATAAAAACGGCATTCCCTTTGTTTTGGACAATACCGTTTCGCCCTATCTGCTTCGTCCCATTGATTTCGGGGTGGATATTGTAGTATATTCGGCTACTAAATTTATCGGCGGTCACGGTACATCGCTGGGCGGAGTTATTGTTGATTCAGGAAAATTTGACTGGACAAACGGCAAGTTTCCGTTGATCGCTGATCCTGATCCGAGTTATCACGGAATCAATTTTGTGGAAGCCCTGAAACCGCACGGTAATATCGCATATATAACTAAAGCTCGTGTATCTCTTCTGCGTGATCTGGGACCGGCACTGTCGCCGTTTAACGCTTTCCTCTTTCTGCAGGGACTGGAAACAATCCATTTGAGACTGCCCCGTCATTCCGAAAATGCTTTAAGTGTGGCCGGTTATATGGAGAAACATCCGAAAGTCAATTGGGTCAATTATCCGGGACTTAAGTTCAGTCCGGAACAACAGCGGGTGAAAAAATATCTTCCGAAAGGTGCCGGAGCGATTATCGGATTCGGCATCAAGGGCGGCGCCCAAGCAGGAAAGAAGTTTATCGAATCTCTGGAACTCATCTCTCATTTGGCAAATGTAGGCGACGCGAAAACTTTGGCGATCCATCCGGCAACGACAACACACCAGCAGCTATCTGCGGAGGAACAGTTAGCTACAGGAGTGACACCGGATTTCATTAGACTGTCCATAGGAATTGAACATATTGATGACATTAT
- a CDS encoding tRNA 2-thiouridine(34) synthase MnmA → MSKKVLVAMSGGVDSSVAAMLLKNEGYDVAGVTMCLGISTEDEAKCCGVTAIDDAKRVCDRLKIPHYVFDYAAQLEDKVIAKFISEYQKGRTPNPCVECNRYLKFGSLLKKAKGLGFDFLATGHYAFIEQNEDGYCLKRPKDRKKDQTYFLYAIPYDGFGNILFPLASLSKEEVREVAKKALLPVAEKQESQDICFVTQKNYQEFLLGRVRKLEPGPIVDMQGKVLGKHRGIIFHTIGQRGGLGISHTTPLYVVSIDSDKNLIVVGEKKDLMAKGLLASDVNILVRDWPKQLYAKIRYRKKEALCEVTTKNGRLRVIFAEEQEAITPGQSVVFYENDRVLGGGTIEEVLHGK, encoded by the coding sequence ATGAGTAAAAAAGTTTTGGTAGCGATGAGCGGCGGTGTTGATTCGTCAGTTGCGGCCATGCTGCTCAAAAATGAAGGCTACGATGTCGCCGGCGTAACAATGTGTTTAGGCATCTCAACGGAAGATGAAGCGAAGTGTTGCGGTGTCACCGCGATCGATGACGCCAAAAGAGTCTGCGATCGGCTGAAAATTCCTCACTATGTTTTTGATTATGCGGCCCAACTCGAAGATAAGGTCATCGCAAAATTTATCAGCGAATATCAGAAAGGAAGAACACCAAACCCCTGCGTCGAATGCAACCGTTACCTGAAATTCGGGAGTCTTCTGAAAAAGGCGAAAGGGCTCGGGTTTGATTTTCTGGCAACCGGTCATTACGCGTTCATTGAACAAAATGAAGATGGTTATTGTCTGAAAAGGCCGAAAGACCGAAAAAAAGATCAGACATATTTTCTTTACGCCATTCCTTATGATGGATTTGGTAACATACTTTTCCCCCTCGCTTCTCTGAGCAAAGAGGAAGTAAGGGAGGTAGCGAAAAAAGCACTCCTGCCTGTTGCGGAAAAACAGGAGAGTCAGGATATTTGTTTTGTAACACAGAAAAATTATCAGGAGTTTCTGTTAGGAAGGGTGCGGAAATTAGAACCGGGTCCGATTGTGGATATGCAGGGAAAGGTTCTGGGGAAGCATCGGGGAATTATATTTCATACTATCGGACAGCGGGGAGGTTTGGGTATAAGTCATACAACGCCGCTGTATGTTGTATCAATTGATTCCGATAAAAATCTTATTGTTGTTGGTGAAAAGAAAGACTTAATGGCAAAAGGGCTTCTGGCCAGCGATGTAAATATACTGGTGCGGGATTGGCCCAAGCAATTGTATGCGAAGATCAGATACCGGAAAAAAGAGGCGCTTTGCGAAGTAACTACCAAAAACGGCAGACTGAGAGTAATCTTTGCTGAAGAGCAGGAAGCTATCACCCCCGGCCAGTCGGTGGTTTTTTATGAAAATGACCGCGTACTGGGCGGTGGAACAATAGAAGAGGTTTTGCATGGAAAGTAG